From the genome of Prionailurus bengalensis isolate Pbe53 chromosome D1, Fcat_Pben_1.1_paternal_pri, whole genome shotgun sequence:
tcctcatatgtgtgtgtgtgtgtgtgtatgtatacacatatatatgtatataaatgtatataaacgtatgtataaattgtataaaatatatatatcatgtatatataaaatgtatataaatgtatatatataaatgtatacaaatgtatataatatataaatgtaatttatattataatatataatataatagcaAAAAGCTGTAATGAGGCAAGCAAGCTATAACCACAGAGAATAAGCTTGAGCAAGATGCAGTTGACAAACTTGAAAACATCCTAGATATACAAGAATACTTGTATGACCCTTTGTTCTGGATCAGCTTAGAAACAGTTCACAGagaaagctgttaaaaatgtTGAACCACTTTGGAGTGTCTTCATTCTCATAGATGTGTATCAATATAAAGATCATGCCTCTGAGAGGCTCTATCTTCCAAATGCTTTCCTAAATGCCTCCTTTACCTCCTTGTTTCTCAGGCTGTAAATGAATGGGTTCATCATGGATGTTATGACTGAGTAGAACACAGAAATCACCTTATCCCCTTCATTTATCTTCTTGGAATTTGGACGCATGTAGGTAAATATAGTTGAGCCGTAGAAGAAGACCACAACAATGAGATGAGAACCACAGGTAGAAAAGGCCTTAAGTCTCCCCTCACCTGACTGTATCCGAATCACAGTGGAGATAATATTCCAGTAGGAGAAAAGGATGAGGGAGACAGGACCAAGGAGAATTACTATGCCCATTGCCAAGATGGCCATCTCAGCTTTGTAGGTTTCTTCTGAAGCCAACTTCAAGAGTGCAGGAGGCtcacaaaaataatgattaattATATTCTGTCCATGGTATGAGAGACATAAAGTAAATATTGCGTCTACTAAAGACACAATGGCTCCACTGGCCCAGGACCCTATGATCAGCTGTACACACACCCTCTGGGTCATGAGGATGGAGTAGTGAAGGGGCTTACAGACagccacatagcggtcataggaCATCACTGCTAGGAGGGAACTTTCTGTACAGCCAGCTActaggaaaaaaatcatctgaattGAACACCCAGCAAAGGAAATGGTCTTTCTCATTACCAGCAAGTGGAATAGCATCTGGGGGATGACTGTTGTAGAGAAACAGAGATCAGTAAATGACAGGTTTTTAAGGAAGAAGTACATTGGTGTATGAAGTCGAGAGTCAATATGAATTAGCACTATGATGAGAAAATTCCCACACAGAGTCAGCAGGTAGATGATGAGAAACACTACAAACAGCAGGATTTGGGTCTGCCAATCTGAAGAAAGGCCTAGCAAGATGAATTCAGTCAGATAGGTTTGGTTTTCTGTGCCCATTGGTGTTTATTTCTGTCTACACATCAGCATAAATAAAGGAATCAAAAGTTGACTATGGTGGAAAACCAAATCCTGAAAGTGAAGATCTCATTGTAAGaacaaatatgttttattgaaaaaatatcttGGAAGCATTTAAGACACttgattttccaaaatttccatCCTTAATTCTTACGGAAGCTATTTGAAAAAAGATGCTCACATATTATATggatttgaaaaaatatgaagagTTCTGCCTTTAGTAGAAAGCCCAGGTTTTTCTTTTATCTAGTTTACTTTTCAATCAGCAgattttgactttcatttcatCAAGGAGAGGAACCAAtaattatcttttcctttgtgtttctagGGGATCATTTATCATCCTTCCAAGAAGGAAGGGAATTTTAAGAAACCATTTAGATCATGTTATAATCCACACATTTAGTCCTTTTCTAAATTCTTCACTGGATCAGAGAATCAAGCCTTGATGGCAGTGTTGAAGATTAAGGCATGATAGGCCCTCATTGCTACAGAGCCAAGATGTTGGAGACAAGGCCAGACTTAAGTAGCACCACACCCTATGGAATCAGGAACAGCCTTTGTGGAGACCAAGTGCCACCACAATAGCTGTCTGCACAGTTTCAGTATCTTTTCTAGTGTGACAGTATTTGAGCTCATTCATGCTGCAGTTTGTTTCAGAGTACGCAATCAATGAGTTAGGTACATCAGTAGGAAATCAGGTACTGGTCCAATGCTTTGTAGCCAGGCAGGAAATACTATTCAATCTATACATTATTGTACATCAGAAACAAGCAAGGAATAACATGGCTGGATATAAGCTAATAGAGATGGAAATTATAAAGAGTTAGGGAAGTTAGCTGGGGGCATGGGTAAATGGCTGGCACTCAGGGTTGGAGACATCTATCCCTGAGAAGGGTGGAAGTAATAGTCTTAGAATTGGCCTTTAGAATGAAGATGTCAGAACAGAAAGTCAGCCCACCTGGCAGGGCCATCTTGAGATAGACAGATATCAGAGCCTACAGACTAGAAAGGTTTGTCTTCACATGTAAGACCCTACCTCTAGCTGGCAGTATAGGAAAACTATGGCCAGAGCAATTGTGCCTTGACCACTGGCTCATGAGGTGCCAAGTAGGACTTAATTTCAGGAACATGACTTGACAGTGAGGTTTCTATGCATGAATTTCCATTCAGATGGAAATGAAATGGGTCCAGTCTGAGCCTACAATAGAGTCCATTGGTCTTTAAGGGACCAGGAAGGCAGAGTCAGGGAATGATTTGAGGAATTggcaaaattaaatgagaaatatctTTTCTTTAGATAAGTTGAAATACACAGGAAGAGCACTGATAAAGTCTCTAACCTAGTAGCCAAACTCGTTTTCCAACAATTCTTGATAACTGCAGTTTTTCACTGCTTCATCATGGTAAATTTACATGCAATGAACTATGAATATTTCACGTGTACAATCTGGTgagttttgatatatgtatacaataatGTGCTTTGAAAAGGTTACTATTAACTTATATATGATTGTTTGTTTACAATTCTGTCTTCTGACTGGGCTATAAGTTTCTTCAGGGTAGAAATCCTATCTCAATCCATATGTCTGCAtcacctggcatatagtaaatttTCAAGAACTATTCACAGACTGAATGGGTGAATAAATAACTGAATGCATCCAGGACTGAACAAACTCTTCCTCAACACATagtctctgtcacacacacacatccactcAATAACTCCTAAGTGCTAATCATCCTATGTAAAGCATAGTATGAGATTCAGAAGGCACAGCTGATATTGATCCAGCTATGTGGTCCACCTTGGAATGGGGATATTCTGTGACCAATCAGAAGGATAAACACAAAGGATGATCACCTGGACTACTGGTGAGAGTACATAAGTGGTAGTTCTTCCAGGGGAATAGATCCTTAATATGCAATCctattctctttctcattcttagcCTCTGAGAAGATATATGCAATGTGGTAGCAACCTGAGTACTAGGGTACTGGGGCAGGGAGTGCCCACACACCCAACATTAGCACTCACTTAGCTCTGGCTCCTTCTCACCTCTTAAACAATGGACAGCACATTCCGACAAGCTCTGTTGTGCATCCTCGGCAGTGCCCTGTGAGTCCAGTATCACCCAAAGAGTGTcagaaaactgaaagaggaaaagacatcTATAATAACAAGGATAAAAGGTCAGAATACAGGAAGATTCTGGGAATCGAAAAGTGGTAAGCTAGTTTGAGAGACAGCGGATCTTTTGGTTCTTTGCACCTCTCAGCACACAAGCTAATCCCTTAAAAAAGTCCAGTAGCAAAATTTGTAAGACTAAGGAttctagagaagagagaaaaagaaaaatctgctcTCACAAATAGACTGTGGgttctaaaaataagaatatgaccCTTTTCCCAGGATAGACACAAGATTTCTGGTTCTGGGGGGACTTTATTCctgcagtattttctttcttcttacctgGAGACATGGGATGAGTTTGTTCTGGAGAAGGGGAGCTACATGGGAGGGTACCTCACATAGGAATACAAAAGAACGAAATCCAGAAATCCAAGTTACAGATCCAGATTTGGGTATTGGATCCTAGTGATTTCTCAGCCCTCTCTCTTAACAGCTGGATATGATGAAGTGGACTTTTCAGTGGCTTCCATTCCAACCTCTGGCTGTATTCTCAGATGAGTTAAACACTTACTTTCGAGCACCGACCCTGGAATGAATCTTATTATGAAAGGATTCTTGAAATATGAGGCCCTGAGAAGTGACGCACATGGGACAGTCCCTAGGGTTCTCCTCAGCACAGCTCACTCTATTATCtctacacacaatgaaataccatgggactttttattttttattttttggcaacCATATTGAATACTGTGAATCTCCTTTATTTCCAATCtttctgtaagagaaaaaaattcatatgttctGGGCCTCAGGATAACTTAACAATCTATCTCTaccattcttgttttcttcttgggAGCGGAACCTAGAGTGTAAAGTACATGCAGGCCCATCTGTGCATTCTTTACTTCAAATCCTCAGAAAGTGGAAATCTACACACTCTCTcagtatttttctattaaaatgagtttaaaattatTGCTCATTTGAGATACAGTGACCACTGTTACATAATATTAGCTGGTCCTAAAAAACAATAGTTTAAGAAAATCTCTGTAAAAACCAAGTGTTTGAGCCAATATGCCAAATGCAAGGACAGATCCTTATTTTTCTGAGGGATTCCAGGTTGAAattactcggggcgcctgggtggctcagtgggttaagcggccgactttggctcagatcgtgatctagCGGTCCTGATCtagcagtccgtgagtttgagccccgcgtcgggctctgtgctgacttctcagagcctggagcctgtttcagattctgtgtctccctctctctgaccttcccccattcatgctctgtctctctctgcctcaaaaagaaacgttaaaaaaaaaaataaaaaaaaaaagaaattactcaaTGTTGTGTTTTCTtgccaatgtttatttctttttatatgaacAATATTGTAACCCTTGGTATATGTGTTGCTAAATTTTCCCCATTTGCTTCTTTAATGGCAACactaacatgtttatttatttattgctctacattatttatacattttatcagtcaaatatttccatatttcccattttgtttctttacccCAAATTTCACCCTTTCTATTATAGATAGtctatgaaaattttcttttcttggggcacatgggtggctcagtcagttgggcatcagacttcagttcaggtcatgatctcacagctggtgagtttgagccccgcatcaggctctgtgctgacagctcagagcctggagcctgcttcagattctgtgtccctctcttgctatgcccctcccccgctcatgctctgtctctctatctctctgtttctctctcactccctcaagaataaatacacattaaaaattttttaaaaaattttcttctctttacttttgacaatttttttcatCCTTGGCTTTTCAGTCAAATTGTTATTTATTCTGATGTGAGGTATCTCATGATGATTTCATACATGCTTATGACTCTCCAGAGGAATGGGACTAATTTACCCTTTCAAGTTCTCTCTACTACATCcctgttgctttttctttattcaaatcaATTTGGCGTGAATGTTTTCAATCCACTGTCAGAATGTggtaagaaaattttatattgttatattttccatttaatgggattcaaatgttattaatttttaattgcttaattCTTTAGTCATTACTGGACCTTTCCGTAGAATTTGTAGGCTCTGGTAACTTGTCTTTTGAATGAGatggatgggaaaaaaaagtcaagatttgAGATTTAGTTTAGAAGACTCTATAGACTTGTGACATTTGTCCTGATAAAGGATATGTGGGAGAATTATTATgactagctattattattgttcttaTATGAAAGTCATATAGATTAAGGGGCTAGTCTGAGGTCAATCACAGTTGAAATAAGCTCAAACTCTAATCTTTAACCTTAAGACTAGTCTTAAGGCTATCTCTCTTACCTCATGCTGTACCACTTCCTAATATTTAATGCCCTTTAGCAAGCATAACGTTCATATATTAGTTTTAAGGCCAATGTGGGTTGGCTGGGTTATCTCACACCTTGGGACAAACATGTGAAAGCATGTCTGCATAAAAGTAGAGAACGGCCTGAGTTATCTAGTGAGCCCTTAAGTCTACTACCCAACAACCACATGGACCAGAATGAACAATCCACTCCTGTGGGCCGGGACCTGTATACTTGCCACATGGACATaggaaatgaagagaagaaatggCTAACCTTCCCAGAAGGTTCAATGACTTTTTACCTTCCCATTCATGTTAAGTAGTGCAAGAAAGGATATGGAGTTTAAACTTGGCCCTCTTAGGACACAAGGACCCTCGTCACCAGTAAATGCATGCCCAAATTCATGTCCTTTAACACTTCCTATAATGTTaccatgtttcttttcttgtacagGAGCTAGCAAATATGCTGAGAATAGTTAAAAAATGGGAGTAGAATAGTTTTCCTCTTTTGCAtatgcagagaaagaaatacaatgaGAGATATGAAAATACTCTACCCTCCCCAACAGTGTCCACCTGATGGTCTTGGACTACATGAAAGAGCAATGATAGCTAATGTGCCTGTGGCCTCACAAATGTAGAAGCAGCATTTACCTGATCCACTCTGCTTTTCCCTTAAGAGGAAGAAACACACTCCTGTCTGACACATGATTGTTAAGTCTGCTGGGGAAACAAGAAGTATGTGTGATATATAAGGGAACCTAATGGTAAGGACTCTTCAGTCATACCTCCTCATGTATTACTGGTGCAGAACTCAGAGGAGACAGTGGCTGCTTACTGTCTCTCTTCAGGATAGTAGGTAGGATCTAGACAATGCTAGTTGTCTGCTCACAAttcatatatatcataaataaaataatcattatgcCACTAAATTATCTCCTTAAGCTATAATAAATCAAGCACCAAGTTCTATCatttctaatttataaataactgaaaatcaccattttctctttatttctccagACTATCTTAGTTCAGGTGGTCCTGACTGTGATTTCAAGACTGTATTATTGCTATACTTTCCTAAATGTTTTTGGGGTCTTCTGTGTTAAGAATATTTGAGAAGTGGGACCTTGGATTTGATAGAGCCAAGTCTGTTAAattctactttgttttcttattgccaTTTCTATGGATGGAGAGAAAGCTATATTTTATTACAAAGTAGGATGAATATTTACATATCTAGCTAGTTAAACTACActgattatttgaagaaattactcaatttcttttatttatatattttaattttaattccagcatagttaacatacaatgtgatttggcttcaggtgtacaatatagtgatccagtaattctttacattactcagtgcccatcatgatAACTGTACTGTTAATTCTTTCACCTATGTCAACCATCCCCTTACACAcctaccctctggcaaccatcagtttgttctttgtagttaagggtctgttttttggtttgtctcttgaAATTACCCAATTTATTAACCACAGAAGCcaacaaaattaaattacttcTCTAACTCTATATTCATTTGATGATTCAGGAACTAAACAATATTGATCAATTTTGATTAACTTAGaacctttctaaaatttttatttgtttgttttcttttcttggagcCATTGCAAAAGGCTTGAGCTGGCCCACTTGAAAAGGCCTATAGTTATGTCTCTATAGGGTTATGATTTATATCTGGAAGGACTATGACTCAAGTCCCATGGATTACTATTCAAATAACTGAGTTTTATCATACAAACAATCAAAAACAACCAAATGACATGTCATTAACTAGTTCAAGTATGATTACATGGCAGTGTTCAAATGGCCTCTTGTTAATGTTAGGTTAGAATTTTGTGGGGGcttctggttggctcagtcggttgagcctcctgctcttgattccagctcaggtcatgatctcctggctcatgggattgagcctgacCCCTggtgttaggctctgtgttgacagcacagagtctgcttgagattctctctctccctctctctctgtccatttccCACtcgcgtgtgtgcacacactctctctcaaaataaacaacaacaacaaaaaagaattttgcttTGTAGACGGTAAAAACTGTGAAAGTTTCTTACttcttttgaacatatttttgcaCTCCTGTCTTCTGTGATTTAGCACTGTATTTCTTCAATTgatcaatttaaaaacaattcagtgaAATTCTAGTTTTGAGTCAGTACTCttgtctttattcatttactgATTCCTTTTATTGATTATGAATATCTCTGAATAATATATGGTttacttttcaaactttttagGGTTTATAAACTGTAATGATcctgtatgtatttataaatgatttttttactccaaataatatttt
Proteins encoded in this window:
- the LOC122482656 gene encoding olfactory receptor 2D3-like; its protein translation is MGTENQTYLTEFILLGLSSDWQTQILLFVVFLIIYLLTLCGNFLIIVLIHIDSRLHTPMYFFLKNLSFTDLCFSTTVIPQMLFHLLVMRKTISFAGCSIQMIFFLVAGCTESSLLAVMSYDRYVAVCKPLHYSILMTQRVCVQLIIGSWASGAIVSLVDAIFTLCLSYHGQNIINHYFCEPPALLKLASEETYKAEMAILAMGIVILLGPVSLILFSYWNIISTVIRIQSGEGRLKAFSTCGSHLIVVVFFYGSTIFTYMRPNSKKINEGDKVISVFYSVITSMMNPFIYSLRNKEVKEAFRKAFGR